Below is a window of Synergistaceae bacterium DNA.
AGCCCATATAAGTAAAAAACCGACGCCGGCCTGAAGAAATCCGCCGTATATCCCGACGGCAAAGAGTACAACTGTGCGAACGACAGGTGAGAATGGTTCCCCTGAAGGGTTTTCCCACATCGTTGGTTTAACAATGAGCAGTAAACCCATAGTGCATATCGAAACAGCCGCAATGACGCGAAACGCTTTTGGAGGCATGTAGACAGCCGTCAGTGTCCCTATTATCGCACCCGCAACAGCAGGAATGATATACGGCCATACTTCGCGCCATTTTATTCTGCCGCGTTTGTGATACAGCCCCATGGCCGAGAAGTTCTGCAGCAGTATGGAGACGCGGTTCGTAGCGTTTGCGATGCCTAGATCCAGCCCGACGAAGTTAAGTATAGGCAGGGTGAGGAGCGAGCCTCCGCCTGCAATGACGTTGAGGAAGCCCGCGGCTGTCCCCGTGAGCGTTACAAAAATCAGCGGCAAAAAATTTGCGAACTCCAAAGTATAATGTCCCCTTTTTCATGTACAATTATAGACAGGTGGCGATGTCTATGCTTAAAGTTACAGTTCTGGTAGATAATAATACACTTATTGACCGTTATTTTACAGGGGAGCCCGGCTTTTGTCTCTGGGTCGAGGCTGGAGCCAAAAAGATCCTTTTTGATACCGGCTACTCTGATGTGTTCATCCGCAATGCACAGCTCATGGGGCTGGATCCGGCGGAGCTTGACGCCATATTCCTCTCGCACGGGCACAATGACCATACCTGGGGGCTCAATCACCTTATTCAGTACTACGACAGGCGGCAAATAAAAAAAAGGCCGGAGCTTACAGCACATCATCAGGCGCTGGAAAGAAAACGCAGCGACGGGCTTGAGATAGGAATGGTCATGGCAAAGGAAGTCATCGACAAGTATTTCCTGATGAAGCTTTCCTCCGGGCCTATGCGTATAACTGAACGACTTCTGTGGCTCGGTGAGATCCCCAGGAGGATAGAGAAAAATAAAGCTATAGGGAAGCGCATCATAGACGGAAAAGAGTTTGACGATTTCTGTCATGATGATTCCGCGCTCGTCTATGAAGCTAATGGGGGTCTGGTGATACTAACAGGCTGTTCTCACTCGGGAATATGCAATATCATAGAATATGCACGCAGGCTCACTGGAACGGATAAAATACTTGATGTGCTGGGCGGTTTCCATATGCTGGACATGACACGGGAAGCAATGGCGGCAACCGTTGAGTATCTTGCGAAGGATCCTCCGGAGGTCATTCATCCGTGCCACTGCACCGACCTTAAAGCTAAGATGGCGCTTGCGTCTAAGATCAGCGTAGAAGAAGTCGGAGTGGGGCTTGAACTGCAATATGAGTGACGGAGGTCGATGGGTATGCAGGAATCCGGAGAAAATTATCTCGAAACTATACTGATGTTAGGAGAGGAGAACGGCACTGTCCGTTCTATTGACATAGCGAACAAACTTGGCTACGCGAAGCCGAGTGTCAGCAGGGCAGTGGGATTGCTCAGGGAACGCGGCTTCATCACGATGGAGCAGAACGGCGAGCTTTTGCTTACGCAGAGCGGTTTTGAAAAGGCGAGCGCAATCTATGAACGCCATAAACTTATATCGAAATTCTTCGTGGAACTCCTTGGTGTTGAAAAGGACGTCGCCGATCGTGATGCCTGCAGAATTGAGCATGTCATAAGCGAAGAGAGCTTCGAGAAGATAAAAAAATACGTTACGGACAAATTTTAGACTGACGGTAATTTTAGACTAAAACAGCCGGACAACAAAAAAAGATTTTTTCAGCCGGCCGTCTTCTGTCTGCCGCTTTTATTATTTTAAGAACAACCCGGTTTTGTTAAGCCGCTCTGCTATTACTGCGGCCAGAAAAGCCTTGAGGATGTCGCCTCCTATTGTGCTGAAAAGGCCTACCGCAAACACCTTAAACAGCGGCATTCCGTTTCCCGGCATCCAGAAGTTCATTATAACGTAGAGATGGACAAGACCTATTGTATAGACTGCGGCTATTCCAGACAGGCCTGAAAGAAAATATTCTTTTTTTGTGATGGGGAGACCTTTTTGACAGAGTGATTCCATAAATCTTCCTGATATCCATGCACATGCAATAAAACCTATGATATAACCGAAAGACGGGGTCAGTATAGACCCAAGCCCGCCTCCACCTGTAAACACAGGAATGCCTATAAGTCCCATAAGCATGTAAAGAGCCTGTGATGCAGCTCCGCGTCTTGAGCCCAGAACGAGTCCCGCAAGCATGCATACAAGCGTCTGAAGCGTGAAGGGGACAATCGGGATGGGGATCATTACGCGCGCACTTACCGCCGTCAATACCGCGAATATAGAAATCTGAGCCATCTCTTTAGTTTTCATGCCGAACATATTATGCCGGAGTTTTTATTATGTCAACTATAAAAACTAAACTGGTTGACATGAGTTCGCATTACGGCTTTCTGCTTCAGACTAAATGAACAATTGGACCAACACTACAGAAAGAATCAGCCCAGGCAGCATATTCATAACCCTTATCCTCATGGATCCCAGCAGATTTATGCCGATCGCCATGAGCATAAGACCGCCGGTGGCGCTCATTTCAGTTATCGCGGCATCGGACATAAACGGCT
It encodes the following:
- a CDS encoding sulfite exporter TauE/SafE family protein — encoded protein: MEFANFLPLIFVTLTGTAAGFLNVIAGGGSLLTLPILNFVGLDLGIANATNRVSILLQNFSAMGLYHKRGRIKWREVWPYIIPAVAGAIIGTLTAVYMPPKAFRVIAAVSICTMGLLLIVKPTMWENPSGEPFSPVVRTVVLFAVGIYGGFLQAGVGFLLIWAIVGGCKEDLKEANIIKIVVTALYTVASLILFASFGMVNWYAAPALALGSMAGGNMGARFNLSGDKKWIRWLLTIAVFISAGKILFDTFR
- a CDS encoding MBL fold metallo-hydrolase; amino-acid sequence: MLKVTVLVDNNTLIDRYFTGEPGFCLWVEAGAKKILFDTGYSDVFIRNAQLMGLDPAELDAIFLSHGHNDHTWGLNHLIQYYDRRQIKKRPELTAHHQALERKRSDGLEIGMVMAKEVIDKYFLMKLSSGPMRITERLLWLGEIPRRIEKNKAIGKRIIDGKEFDDFCHDDSALVYEANGGLVILTGCSHSGICNIIEYARRLTGTDKILDVLGGFHMLDMTREAMAATVEYLAKDPPEVIHPCHCTDLKAKMALASKISVEEVGVGLELQYE
- a CDS encoding metal-dependent transcriptional regulator — its product is MQESGENYLETILMLGEENGTVRSIDIANKLGYAKPSVSRAVGLLRERGFITMEQNGELLLTQSGFEKASAIYERHKLISKFFVELLGVEKDVADRDACRIEHVISEESFEKIKKYVTDKF
- a CDS encoding biotin transporter BioY; the protein is MKTKEMAQISIFAVLTAVSARVMIPIPIVPFTLQTLVCMLAGLVLGSRRGAASQALYMLMGLIGIPVFTGGGGLGSILTPSFGYIIGFIACAWISGRFMESLCQKGLPITKKEYFLSGLSGIAAVYTIGLVHLYVIMNFWMPGNGMPLFKVFAVGLFSTIGGDILKAFLAAVIAERLNKTGLFLK